The Prosthecobacter algae genome includes a region encoding these proteins:
- the vccC gene encoding Verru_Chthon cassette protein C, with amino-acid sequence MSFRHSQSLASLRKGRAAFTLVEVLVSMTILIILLLVSAQVIGTVQSTWTKSNARVSQFREARIAFDIITRNLSQATLNSYVDYDNSYLSDSVNTVSNTAPQNYLRKSDLRFVCGPAEGILQQGASAANSPGHAVFFQAPLGVAHDPSYVGLDRLLCGRGYFVQYTSDEFFRPEILPPGIPRFRYRLMEFSPPAEKNLIYPAAAAAPTGANTSIAWYEQAGVEMDTNATTINQNLTRPIADNIVALIVAPQVEVPGAGAGNQFQSVFNYDSAVDTEASPTKQGNQHRLPSLVKVILIAIDEGSADRLSQNSSPESPPFDTLISQALEGQDAAQNLNDTMTKVANIMADRRVNYRIFSATVSMRGAKWGS; translated from the coding sequence ATGAGCTTTCGACATTCGCAATCTTTAGCCTCCCTCCGGAAAGGGAGGGCTGCATTCACCCTGGTGGAGGTTCTCGTCTCCATGACCATCCTGATCATCCTGCTGCTGGTCAGCGCTCAGGTCATCGGGACGGTCCAGAGCACATGGACGAAGTCCAATGCCCGGGTCAGCCAGTTCCGGGAGGCGCGTATCGCCTTTGACATCATCACAAGAAACCTCAGCCAAGCGACGCTGAATTCTTACGTGGATTATGACAACTCGTACTTGTCTGATTCGGTAAACACCGTGAGCAACACGGCTCCACAGAATTACCTGCGGAAATCGGATCTGCGTTTTGTCTGTGGTCCAGCCGAGGGCATCCTGCAGCAGGGGGCAAGTGCGGCCAATTCACCAGGACATGCCGTGTTTTTCCAGGCACCCCTGGGAGTTGCCCATGATCCCTCCTATGTGGGTCTGGACCGTCTGTTGTGTGGTCGCGGTTATTTTGTGCAATACACATCGGATGAATTTTTCCGACCAGAGATCCTGCCTCCAGGAATTCCGCGTTTCCGCTACCGCCTCATGGAGTTCTCTCCCCCAGCCGAAAAGAACCTCATCTACCCCGCAGCGGCGGCAGCCCCGACGGGTGCTAATACCAGCATTGCTTGGTATGAACAGGCAGGCGTGGAGATGGATACCAACGCGACAACGATCAACCAAAACCTCACCCGCCCCATTGCCGACAACATTGTCGCTTTGATCGTGGCCCCACAGGTGGAAGTTCCGGGTGCGGGTGCTGGCAATCAATTCCAGTCCGTATTCAATTATGATTCTGCAGTTGATACGGAAGCTTCCCCGACCAAGCAGGGAAACCAGCACCGTCTGCCTTCGCTGGTGAAAGTGATTTTGATCGCCATTGATGAAGGAAGCGCCGACAGGCTCAGCCAGAATAGCTCACCCGAAAGCCCGCCCTTCGACACACTTATTTCTCAAGCGCTTGAAGGTCAGGATGCTGCGCAAAACCTCAATGACACGATGACGAAG